The Vibrio agarivorans genome window below encodes:
- a CDS encoding diguanylate cyclase, with product MGVLEHDIQAEIHKLKHQLEEARLSQRESSFKTTRELTVLRRAIITLTEACHTDSDSLRRALGELRYAMEQKQDISKLVPQLAVIERQLRQQITDTNKREEHASSEFIRCGETLLRVPGLPMKLKRDLRELLGQVASPFSIKLELAGSLLELYQRSIKILTSNPDVAIQDLENAADRELLMRLSSELQHLITELDFEGESGELLFDIRAKLLIGVSTESLLELTLQVLKLVIDGTHFERKSSEQFLEQVNTTLASSLKSSTQSIETQHSYLEQRKEMNRELDLLASKSQHCIENAGSFEQLKGNMTSMVSQLNSLSERLKLAEQREQSLIEQMNYSKGQVQSLFEQTQDHRRRLDDQSKRLLLDPLTKVYNRSAYNDHLELEYRRWVRSQEPLRVALLDIDGFKALNDSFGYTAGDKALKIIARTISTELADTDILGRFGGEEFALLLPNRSDNDCHELIKRIQAAISKLPFKFKDQQISITVSVSSTAFKDSDSPEEVMERLLRHLAEAKRLGPQQVVWK from the coding sequence ATGGGCGTTTTAGAACACGACATTCAAGCAGAAATTCACAAGTTGAAGCATCAACTGGAAGAGGCTCGCCTCTCTCAGCGTGAAAGTAGCTTCAAAACGACTCGTGAACTCACTGTATTAAGACGCGCCATCATTACCCTAACGGAAGCATGCCACACCGATTCTGATTCTTTACGTCGGGCTTTAGGGGAGCTGCGCTATGCGATGGAGCAAAAGCAGGACATCAGTAAACTGGTGCCTCAACTTGCGGTCATCGAACGTCAGCTACGCCAGCAAATTACCGACACCAACAAACGCGAAGAGCATGCTTCGAGTGAGTTTATCCGTTGTGGTGAAACTCTCCTGCGAGTTCCCGGCCTGCCAATGAAGCTCAAGCGAGACTTGCGAGAACTTCTTGGTCAAGTTGCCTCTCCTTTCAGTATTAAGCTCGAACTGGCGGGCTCGCTGCTAGAACTCTACCAACGCTCGATAAAAATCCTAACGTCTAACCCTGATGTCGCGATTCAAGATTTAGAAAATGCCGCTGACAGAGAGCTACTGATGCGCCTCTCTAGTGAGCTGCAACATTTAATCACTGAGCTCGACTTTGAAGGGGAGTCTGGTGAGCTGCTGTTTGATATTCGCGCTAAGCTATTGATTGGTGTGAGTACTGAGAGCTTACTTGAACTCACTCTCCAAGTTCTTAAACTGGTCATTGATGGTACCCATTTTGAGCGTAAATCTTCGGAGCAATTTTTAGAACAGGTCAATACAACACTGGCCTCTTCACTCAAAAGCAGTACACAGAGTATTGAAACGCAGCACAGTTATTTAGAGCAACGCAAAGAGATGAACCGCGAGCTGGATCTTCTGGCGAGTAAGTCTCAGCATTGCATAGAGAACGCTGGCTCGTTTGAACAACTGAAAGGGAACATGACTAGCATGGTCTCACAGTTGAACTCACTCTCTGAGCGCCTAAAACTGGCCGAGCAGCGTGAACAAAGCTTGATTGAGCAGATGAACTACAGCAAAGGTCAGGTTCAATCGCTCTTTGAACAGACACAAGACCATCGCCGCCGATTAGATGACCAATCAAAGCGTCTATTGCTTGACCCATTGACCAAAGTGTATAACCGCAGCGCGTATAATGATCACCTTGAGCTTGAATACCGTCGCTGGGTCCGCTCCCAAGAGCCTCTGCGTGTTGCGTTGCTCGATATAGACGGCTTTAAAGCGCTCAATGACAGCTTTGGCTACACTGCTGGTGACAAAGCACTGAAAATTATCGCGCGTACTATTTCTACCGAGCTTGCCGACACCGACATCCTGGGGCGCTTTGGTGGTGAAGAGTTTGCCCTTCTGCTTCCAAACCGCTCTGACAACGATTGCCATGAACTGATCAAACGTATTCAAGCGGCAATCTCTAAACTGCCTTTCAAATTTAAAGATCAGCAAATCTCTATTACCGTGTCCGTTTCCAGCACCGCGTTTAAAGACTCTGATTCACCAGAAGAAGTGATGGAGCGCCTGCTGCGCCATCTTGCTGAAGCAAAAAGACTCGGCCCACAACAAGTCGTGTGGAAATAA
- the ppnN gene encoding nucleotide 5'-monophosphate nucleosidase PpnN, whose translation MNTIISPAGSMDLLSQLEVERLKKTASSEIYQLYRNCTLAVLNSGSHTDNSKELLDKHKSFDVNVVRRERGIKLELTNPPEHAFVDGEIIKGIQEHLFSVLRDIVYVNMHLADNQRLNLTNAVHITNLVFGILRNAGALTPGIDPNLIVCWGGHSINPTEYQYTREVGNELGLRELNICTGCGPGAMEGPMKGAAIGHAKQRYTEQRYLGLTEPSIIAAEPPNPIVNELVIMPDIEKRLEAFVRMAHGIIIFPGGPGTAEELLYILGIMMHPDNADQPLPIVLTGSKESEEYFRSIDRFIGDTLGEEAQKRYTIVIDNPAEAARIMKRAMPQVRDHRKDNGDAYSFNWSLKIAPEFQLPFDPTHESMAALDLHLNQRPENLAAALRQAFSGIVAGNVKAEGIKEIERHGPFELNGDKELMKKMDKLLQDFVEQGRMKLPGGTAYVPCYKITT comes from the coding sequence ATGAATACTATCATTAGCCCTGCGGGCAGTATGGATCTGCTTTCTCAGCTTGAAGTCGAGCGCCTTAAAAAAACCGCATCCAGTGAGATATACCAGCTCTATCGTAATTGTACGTTAGCGGTACTCAACTCGGGTAGCCATACAGACAACTCAAAAGAGCTGCTCGATAAACACAAATCGTTCGATGTCAACGTAGTGCGACGTGAGCGAGGCATCAAGCTTGAGCTAACCAACCCGCCAGAGCATGCCTTTGTTGATGGTGAAATCATCAAAGGTATCCAAGAGCACCTGTTTTCGGTGCTGCGTGATATTGTTTACGTCAATATGCACCTTGCTGATAACCAACGCCTAAACCTAACCAATGCCGTGCACATTACCAATCTAGTGTTTGGGATTTTGCGCAATGCGGGGGCGTTAACTCCGGGCATCGACCCGAACCTAATTGTTTGTTGGGGCGGTCACTCAATCAACCCAACGGAATATCAATATACGCGTGAAGTGGGTAATGAACTCGGCCTGCGTGAGCTGAATATTTGTACTGGTTGTGGTCCGGGGGCAATGGAAGGGCCAATGAAGGGAGCTGCTATCGGTCACGCCAAGCAGCGCTACACCGAGCAGCGCTATCTTGGCCTCACAGAGCCTTCGATTATTGCAGCAGAGCCACCAAACCCTATCGTGAATGAATTGGTGATCATGCCCGATATCGAAAAACGTCTCGAAGCCTTCGTGCGCATGGCCCACGGTATTATCATTTTCCCTGGTGGCCCCGGAACAGCCGAAGAGTTGCTGTATATCTTAGGGATCATGATGCACCCTGATAATGCCGACCAGCCTCTGCCGATTGTTCTCACTGGCTCAAAAGAGAGTGAAGAGTACTTCCGTTCTATCGACCGATTTATTGGTGATACATTAGGTGAAGAAGCGCAAAAGCGCTACACGATAGTGATCGATAACCCAGCAGAGGCCGCGCGCATAATGAAACGAGCAATGCCCCAAGTTCGCGATCATCGTAAAGACAATGGCGATGCGTACAGCTTCAACTGGTCACTGAAAATTGCTCCAGAGTTTCAACTCCCGTTTGATCCTACCCACGAAAGCATGGCGGCTCTCGACTTGCACCTCAATCAACGTCCAGAAAATCTCGCAGCCGCCCTACGTCAGGCGTTCTCTGGTATTGTTGCTGGTAATGTCAAAGCGGAAGGCATCAAAGAGATTGAGCGCCACGGCCCGTTTGAACTCAACGGCGACAAAGAGCTGATGAAAAAGATGGATAAATTGCTACAAGATTTTGTCGAGCAGGGTCGCATGAAGCTCCCCGGCGGTACAGCCTATGTGCCATGTTATAAAATCACCACTTAA
- the xni gene encoding flap endonuclease Xni: MSLHLVIIDALNLIRRVHSAQPDPTDIARTITTTGRTLQRILNESHPTHIIAVFDHHLQDRGWRAEILPGYKANRKPMPEPLLQGLDSIQQAWWELGIDSLLSDGDEADDLVATLAVKVASHGEKVTIISTDKGYCQLLSPTLQIRDYFQHRWLDEPFIEKEFGVKPSQLADYWGLTGVSSSQVPGIPGIGPKAAKEILDLYPDIETAYAAEDLANKYRKKFDEHIESARVSKQVSALKTDIELGFNLQDIRFTQD; encoded by the coding sequence ATGTCCCTTCATCTTGTGATCATCGATGCTTTAAATCTTATTCGCCGAGTGCATTCCGCTCAGCCAGACCCTACCGATATCGCAAGAACCATCACCACCACAGGGCGAACACTGCAGCGTATCCTCAATGAGAGTCATCCAACTCACATCATTGCGGTGTTTGATCATCACCTGCAAGACAGAGGCTGGCGCGCTGAAATCCTACCGGGTTACAAAGCCAATCGAAAGCCAATGCCAGAGCCTCTACTGCAAGGGCTAGACAGTATTCAGCAAGCTTGGTGGGAATTGGGTATCGATTCACTGCTCTCCGACGGAGATGAAGCGGATGATCTTGTGGCAACCTTGGCCGTTAAAGTGGCCAGTCACGGCGAAAAGGTCACCATTATCTCGACGGATAAAGGGTATTGCCAACTGCTCTCTCCGACATTACAAATTCGAGATTACTTCCAACATCGCTGGCTAGATGAACCGTTTATTGAAAAAGAGTTTGGGGTAAAGCCAAGTCAACTTGCCGATTACTGGGGACTGACTGGCGTTAGCTCTAGCCAAGTGCCCGGCATTCCGGGGATCGGGCCAAAGGCCGCCAAAGAAATCCTGGATCTCTACCCCGATATTGAAACCGCCTATGCCGCCGAAGATCTTGCCAACAAGTATCGTAAGAAGTTCGACGAACATATCGAGTCAGCACGGGTTTCTAAACAGGTATCGGCGTTAAAAACCGATATTGAGCTTGGCTTTAACCTACAAGATATTCGCTTTACGCAAGATTGA
- the rlmM gene encoding 23S rRNA (cytidine(2498)-2'-O)-methyltransferase RlmM, with product MKHLMLYCRSGFEKECAGEIQDKATQLEVFGFPRVKNNSGFVVFECYQAGDAERLVKELDFKSLIFARQIFAVAAELKELPTSDRISPILQELAEVEGFPRCGDLRIETPDTNEAKELLKFCRKFTVPMRQALRGKGLLLAKDNPKKPVLHICFVAPGHCYIGYSLVTNNSQFFMGIPRLKFPSDAPSRSTLKLEEAFHVFIPREEWDERLASGMWGVDLGACPGGWTYQLVKRSMFVHSVDNGMMADSLMETGQVKHHQEDGFKFEPARKNVTWLVCDMIEKPSRVAQLMGEWIIRGWAKEAIFNLKLPMKGRYDEVLEDIENLKYFMIENGVKFKMQAKHLYHDREEITVHVQCLSNISPH from the coding sequence GTGAAACACTTAATGCTTTACTGCCGCTCAGGCTTTGAAAAAGAGTGTGCTGGTGAAATCCAGGACAAAGCTACTCAGCTAGAGGTGTTCGGTTTTCCTCGCGTAAAAAATAACTCTGGTTTTGTGGTATTTGAGTGTTATCAAGCCGGTGACGCAGAGCGCCTAGTCAAAGAGCTTGATTTTAAATCTCTGATCTTTGCACGTCAGATTTTTGCAGTTGCTGCTGAGCTGAAAGAACTACCAACCAGTGATCGTATCTCACCGATTCTACAAGAGCTTGCTGAAGTGGAAGGCTTTCCTCGCTGTGGCGACTTACGTATTGAAACGCCAGATACGAATGAGGCAAAAGAGCTATTGAAGTTCTGCCGTAAATTTACTGTGCCAATGCGTCAAGCGCTTCGCGGTAAAGGCCTCTTGCTGGCGAAAGACAACCCGAAAAAGCCAGTATTACACATCTGCTTTGTCGCACCAGGTCATTGTTATATCGGCTACTCATTGGTGACGAATAACTCTCAGTTCTTTATGGGGATCCCACGTCTTAAGTTCCCATCAGATGCGCCAAGTCGCTCAACCTTGAAGCTAGAAGAAGCGTTTCATGTCTTCATTCCTCGTGAAGAGTGGGACGAGCGTTTGGCTTCTGGCATGTGGGGTGTAGATTTAGGTGCTTGTCCTGGTGGCTGGACTTACCAACTCGTCAAGCGCTCAATGTTCGTTCACTCGGTAGACAACGGCATGATGGCAGACAGCTTGATGGAAACCGGTCAGGTGAAGCACCATCAAGAAGATGGCTTTAAATTTGAGCCAGCTCGTAAGAACGTCACGTGGTTGGTGTGTGACATGATAGAAAAGCCATCGCGCGTAGCACAGCTGATGGGTGAGTGGATCATTCGCGGCTGGGCGAAAGAAGCGATTTTCAACCTCAAGCTACCAATGAAAGGTCGCTATGACGAAGTTTTAGAAGATATTGAAAACCTCAAGTACTTCATGATTGAAAATGGCGTTAAGTTCAAGATGCAAGCCAAGCACTTATACCACGATCGAGAAGAGATCACAGTACACGTTCAGTGTCTATCGAACATCTCTCCGCACTAA
- a CDS encoding DUF423 domain-containing protein, with product MPSSSILLAIGGVLSGIGVMLGAFAAHSLKSLLAPYLLEVFQTGVMYQFIHALGVLVCAIAMKLPSIRDKGKKYFFRAAICFIIGTLCFSGSLYALALTGIKWFGPITPFGGLLFIIGWGIFVFAALQSQLTQTNEENL from the coding sequence ATGCCGAGTAGTTCAATATTATTAGCAATAGGGGGCGTCCTAAGTGGTATTGGAGTGATGCTTGGCGCGTTTGCAGCCCATAGTCTTAAATCTCTACTTGCCCCTTATCTTCTGGAAGTTTTTCAAACCGGAGTCATGTATCAATTTATTCACGCGCTTGGGGTTTTGGTGTGCGCAATCGCGATGAAACTGCCATCGATTAGGGATAAAGGTAAAAAGTATTTTTTCCGAGCGGCAATTTGCTTTATTATCGGCACCCTTTGTTTCAGTGGTAGCCTATACGCGCTTGCCCTGACAGGCATTAAATGGTTTGGTCCAATTACACCATTTGGTGGTCTATTGTTTATTATTGGCTGGGGAATCTTTGTATTCGCAGCGCTGCAATCTCAACTCACACAAACTAACGAGGAAAACTTGTGA
- a CDS encoding alpha/beta fold hydrolase, whose amino-acid sequence MDNRLYDGNEGHPIFIFAHGAGAGMDHDFMNEVAKQVAEHDLRVVRFNFPYMVKRAEDGKRRPPDRAPKLLEVFSEVIESLAPSKVVIGGKSMGGRMASLLAEHPNVVAVTCLGFPFHPPGKPEKFKGEHLATFQKPCLILQGERDAFGSRDEFEHFELSDSIQTSFIPDGDHSFKPRKRSGHTEAGNLSLAAGKVAQFVKEQLNAE is encoded by the coding sequence ATGGATAATCGTCTCTACGATGGCAATGAAGGCCACCCGATCTTTATATTTGCTCATGGCGCGGGTGCAGGTATGGATCACGACTTCATGAATGAGGTGGCTAAACAAGTTGCGGAGCACGATCTGCGTGTTGTTCGTTTTAACTTTCCTTATATGGTGAAAAGAGCAGAGGATGGCAAAAGGCGTCCGCCAGACCGAGCGCCAAAGCTACTTGAAGTCTTTAGCGAGGTTATTGAGTCTTTAGCGCCAAGCAAAGTGGTGATTGGTGGGAAGTCGATGGGGGGGCGTATGGCCAGCCTACTAGCAGAGCACCCGAATGTGGTGGCTGTGACTTGTTTGGGCTTTCCATTCCACCCACCTGGTAAACCAGAAAAATTCAAAGGCGAGCATTTGGCGACATTTCAGAAGCCTTGTTTAATCTTGCAGGGTGAGAGAGATGCCTTTGGTTCGCGTGATGAGTTTGAGCATTTTGAATTATCGGACTCGATTCAAACAAGCTTCATCCCTGATGGCGATCATAGTTTCAAACCAAGAAAGCGCTCAGGTCACACCGAAGCTGGCAATTTGAGCTTAGCCGCTGGGAAGGTTGCGCAGTTTGTTAAGGAGCAGCTCAATGCCGAGTAG
- a CDS encoding transcriptional regulator GcvA gives MSRRLPPLNSLKVFEAAARHLSFTRAAEELFVTQAAVSHQIKALEEFLGLKLFRRRNRSLLLTEEGQSYFTDIKDIFSSIAEATDKVLERSEKGALTIAMPPSFAIQWLVPRLADFNQQEPDIDVRIKAVDMDEGSLTDDVDVAIYYGRGNWGGLRADKLYQEFLMPLCSPTLLLGQKPLETLADLSQHTLLHNTSRKGWKQFVKENHLSEVNVNQGPIFSHTTMVLQAAAHGQGIALGNNVLAQPELDAGRLIAPFDEILLTPNAFYVVCHDKQADMGRIATFRDWMIAKAKSEQQDILNG, from the coding sequence ATGTCTCGTCGATTACCTCCGCTCAACTCGTTGAAAGTGTTTGAAGCTGCGGCTCGTCACTTAAGCTTCACTCGTGCAGCTGAAGAGCTGTTTGTCACCCAAGCAGCAGTCAGTCATCAGATCAAAGCACTAGAAGAATTCTTGGGTCTAAAGCTCTTTCGTCGTCGCAATCGTTCACTGCTTCTTACCGAAGAAGGACAGAGCTATTTTACTGACATTAAAGACATTTTTTCTTCTATTGCCGAAGCCACTGATAAGGTGCTTGAGCGCAGTGAAAAAGGGGCATTGACGATTGCGATGCCTCCGAGCTTTGCCATTCAGTGGTTGGTACCAAGACTGGCTGACTTTAACCAACAAGAGCCAGACATTGATGTACGCATTAAAGCAGTTGATATGGATGAAGGCTCGCTTACTGATGATGTTGATGTGGCAATCTATTACGGGCGCGGAAACTGGGGTGGGCTGCGCGCAGATAAACTCTATCAAGAGTTTTTAATGCCGCTCTGTTCACCGACATTGTTGCTTGGACAAAAACCATTAGAAACATTAGCTGACCTATCTCAACATACTCTGTTACACAATACGTCTAGAAAAGGTTGGAAGCAGTTTGTGAAAGAGAATCACCTTTCTGAGGTCAATGTAAACCAAGGACCAATCTTCAGCCACACAACCATGGTTTTGCAAGCGGCAGCCCACGGACAAGGTATTGCGCTGGGTAATAACGTTCTAGCACAGCCAGAATTGGATGCGGGGCGTTTGATTGCTCCTTTTGATGAGATTCTTCTCACTCCGAACGCGTTCTATGTGGTTTGTCATGACAAACAAGCGGACATGGGGCGTATCGCCACCTTCCGTGATTGGATGATCGCGAAGGCGAAAAGTGAACAACAGGATATTTTAAATGGATAA